Proteins encoded by one window of Terriglobales bacterium:
- a CDS encoding GAF domain-containing protein, with protein sequence MDQYSILGPPSNRHEDGKRQSDWPIAEPSPESHPPTADAQDTLFKGPELGREATFSIAGPGNSESELNSILQLTAERAQYITGASASAIALKKGPELVCCAATGTIAPDCGARLDMKSGLIAECIRTGEILRCDNADLDPRVNIESCRRLGIESVVVMPLYQQNELIGIFELFASHAYAFQERDIQTLKGMAAGVISALNQVGAKRNGLENSTQNGVSAGISSSPEENSATEVASQLLIIDNSRLQGVCKACGALIDMEAAICPQCDASNPLSAEPVEPVITAPAWRQTLPAKRLLLPALFVALALLVAFAPIPRRKANPPAFSSDQAPGSEPSSSLEPSATPNTVESSNSASAGNGQVSTGVKQLLTGVGSDFSKLLPTTEKEDLSAPANDPSIKVWVDTRKGYYYCPGDEQYGRTGRGTYMSQREAQTDYYIPALMKPCS encoded by the coding sequence ATGGATCAATACTCCATTCTCGGGCCGCCTTCCAATCGCCACGAAGATGGCAAGAGGCAGTCTGATTGGCCAATCGCAGAGCCTTCGCCGGAGTCCCATCCACCAACTGCGGATGCGCAAGACACTCTATTCAAAGGACCTGAATTGGGTCGCGAGGCCACGTTCTCCATTGCGGGCCCGGGGAATTCCGAATCTGAACTGAATTCGATACTGCAACTCACCGCGGAACGTGCGCAATACATTACCGGCGCCTCGGCTTCAGCTATTGCCTTGAAGAAAGGTCCGGAGCTGGTATGTTGCGCCGCAACCGGCACGATCGCCCCCGATTGCGGGGCGCGTCTGGACATGAAGTCCGGCCTTATCGCGGAGTGCATCCGCACCGGTGAAATTTTGCGCTGCGACAATGCCGATCTCGATCCTCGGGTAAACATTGAAAGCTGCCGCCGTCTGGGAATCGAATCTGTTGTTGTCATGCCGCTGTACCAGCAGAATGAACTCATTGGAATTTTTGAGCTGTTTGCTTCCCATGCGTATGCATTCCAGGAACGTGACATACAAACCTTAAAAGGGATGGCTGCAGGCGTAATTTCAGCTCTGAACCAGGTTGGGGCTAAACGCAACGGCCTGGAGAATTCCACGCAAAATGGCGTCAGTGCAGGAATAAGTTCATCGCCGGAAGAGAATTCCGCCACCGAGGTCGCGAGTCAATTGCTGATAATTGACAACTCGAGACTTCAAGGCGTTTGCAAAGCGTGCGGCGCGCTCATAGATATGGAAGCGGCGATCTGCCCGCAATGCGATGCCTCGAATCCGCTTTCCGCTGAACCGGTCGAGCCGGTCATCACGGCCCCGGCGTGGAGGCAAACTCTCCCCGCAAAAAGATTGCTTCTCCCGGCGCTGTTTGTTGCCTTAGCCCTGCTTGTGGCGTTCGCGCCCATTCCGCGCAGAAAAGCAAATCCACCGGCATTCAGCTCTGACCAGGCGCCAGGTTCGGAGCCCAGCTCCAGCTTAGAGCCCTCCGCGACGCCGAACACTGTTGAATCAAGTAACTCAGCATCTGCTGGCAATGGACAGGTTAGTACCGGAGTGAAGCAGCTTCTCACCGGGGTTGGTTCAGACTTCTCCAAGCTCTTGCCCACCACAGAAAAGGAAGACTTGAGCGCGCCCGCTAATGATCCCAGCATTAAAGTTTGGGTGGATACCCGCAAAGGTTATTACTACTGCCCTGGGGATGAACAATACGGTCGAACTGGACGTGGAACCTACATGAGCCAGAGAGAGGCGCAGACCGATTACTACATTCCAGCTCTGATGAAACCCTGTTCCTAA
- a CDS encoding GAF domain-containing protein, with amino-acid sequence MSDHTDSGPVATKDAGVDDLRSRAQEHSSQDRVAQSEFEASLDAALRLVSEQSVVMTRATGSAIALKQGQVMFCRARAGTTAPELGAQLDGTSGLSGECVRTGRLLICHDTESDPRVDLAVCRLLGIRSMVVMPLYLGVELIGVFEVFSSTPSAFGRHEISVLESMGELIVSVVEPAPEVSSRASDPAGTPVIAKKARSSGKVDAPEARVPTSPSPLKQSSKTDAGDDLICEIEAGNVHLGKEEIPASEPAISGPLLTGELTQRNRAHKPILAGILLLGGLLGFGWWIRSVRYAKTAAVELADTPPSSDPHAATDSQGAPSAGQPLHLDDNQASPKLSEPQDPAMTATDSSSSGVANEGKPESLAGEPSADVDPKADGTNPDTPSASVADPKLSKPLPSTASQTRRDKVAAAHDIKTLRSSAESGDPDAQLALAVRYANGDGVKQSYGDALKWFSRAEAQGALPSDHKALDAEERAQAWAASR; translated from the coding sequence ATGTCTGACCACACGGATTCAGGACCTGTCGCAACGAAAGATGCTGGTGTGGACGATCTCCGTTCGCGGGCACAAGAACATTCTTCCCAGGATCGCGTGGCGCAATCCGAATTTGAAGCCAGCCTGGACGCGGCACTCAGATTAGTGAGTGAGCAATCCGTTGTGATGACGCGTGCTACAGGTTCCGCCATCGCGCTGAAGCAAGGCCAGGTCATGTTCTGCAGGGCGCGGGCGGGTACAACCGCTCCGGAGTTAGGTGCGCAGCTTGATGGCACCTCCGGACTTTCAGGAGAGTGCGTCCGCACCGGCCGCCTGCTTATTTGCCACGATACGGAATCCGATCCTCGGGTTGATCTCGCGGTCTGCCGACTGCTGGGCATCCGCTCCATGGTGGTGATGCCGCTTTATCTTGGGGTTGAGCTCATTGGCGTCTTCGAAGTATTTTCCTCAACCCCTTCAGCGTTTGGACGCCACGAGATATCCGTGCTGGAAAGCATGGGTGAGTTGATCGTCTCCGTAGTTGAACCCGCTCCAGAGGTGTCGTCGCGGGCATCCGATCCCGCTGGCACTCCAGTTATCGCAAAGAAGGCGCGCAGTTCTGGCAAGGTGGACGCACCGGAGGCGAGAGTACCAACGTCCCCATCCCCTCTGAAACAATCCTCAAAGACGGACGCAGGAGACGACCTGATCTGCGAAATCGAGGCCGGGAATGTGCATTTGGGAAAAGAGGAGATTCCCGCGTCTGAGCCGGCGATTTCCGGGCCCTTACTCACGGGCGAGCTGACACAGCGCAACCGTGCTCACAAGCCGATACTGGCCGGTATTCTCCTGCTGGGAGGATTGCTAGGATTCGGATGGTGGATCCGTTCCGTCCGTTACGCGAAGACTGCAGCGGTCGAATTGGCGGATACGCCGCCCAGTAGTGACCCGCATGCGGCAACCGATTCTCAGGGAGCTCCCTCTGCTGGACAGCCACTGCACTTGGATGACAACCAGGCTTCTCCCAAACTCTCAGAGCCGCAAGATCCCGCGATGACCGCAACAGACAGTTCCTCTTCAGGAGTGGCCAATGAAGGGAAACCGGAATCTCTGGCTGGGGAGCCATCCGCAGACGTGGACCCAAAAGCTGATGGAACTAACCCTGATACGCCATCGGCATCCGTGGCCGATCCCAAGCTGTCCAAGCCTCTGCCCAGCACAGCGTCGCAGACAAGACGAGACAAAGTCGCCGCCGCGCACGACATTAAGACGCTTCGAAGTTCTGCCGAGTCAGGCGACCCGGATGCGCAACTGGCATTAGCCGTACGTTACGCCAATGGCGATGGTGTCAAGCAGAGTTATGGGGACGCCTTAAAGTGGTTCTCCCGTGCGGAAGCTCAGGGGGCCCTTCCGTCTGATCACAAGGCGCTTGACGCCGAAGAGCGAGCCCAAGCTTGGGCGGCGAGCAGATAA